A stretch of the Nitrospinota bacterium genome encodes the following:
- a CDS encoding sigma-54-dependent Fis family transcriptional regulator, which translates to MGNYEAAVLIVDDDEVALLTLGSILKLEGFQALTARNGLEALNVLERESVDMIIADQKMPHMDGPGLLKEMKKRGISLPFIMLTGHGTIDMAVAMMKDGATDYMIKPFEPLALVAAVRRNLEFRRLNEENVKLKSQLKEQYSFHNIVTQSALMKRVLETTEKVAAALNTTVAIYGESGTGKEVLARAIHFSGPRMANNFVAVNCAGIPSTLLESELFGHVKGAFTGADRERDGKFGLAQKGTILLDEIGDMPMDLQVKLLRVLQERVYEKVGSNQPIKADFRIIVSTNRNLEEMVGRGSFRADLFHRISSFPITLPPLRERKEDIPLLARHFLDHLREELGKPLPGLSEKAMEKLLGYGWPGNIRELKNCLERAAILTEGELIQPKHLIINEDNDRAAPGGSRPGHVHLVIDLPEEGFSMEKVTDEVLKLALEKCGGNKSKAADLLKLDRSIFYRRL; encoded by the coding sequence ATGGGAAATTACGAAGCGGCGGTGCTTATCGTCGACGATGACGAAGTGGCGCTATTGACGCTGGGCAGCATTCTCAAGCTGGAAGGCTTTCAGGCTCTCACCGCCCGCAACGGACTTGAGGCGCTCAATGTCCTGGAGCGGGAAAGCGTGGATATGATTATCGCCGACCAAAAAATGCCCCATATGGACGGTCCGGGACTGCTCAAAGAGATGAAGAAGCGGGGAATTTCCCTGCCGTTCATCATGCTGACCGGCCACGGCACCATCGATATGGCGGTCGCCATGATGAAGGATGGCGCCACCGACTATATGATCAAGCCGTTTGAACCGCTGGCGCTGGTGGCGGCCGTCCGCCGCAACCTGGAATTCCGGCGGCTGAATGAAGAAAACGTAAAACTCAAAAGCCAGCTAAAAGAACAATACAGCTTCCACAATATCGTCACGCAGTCCGCCCTGATGAAACGGGTGCTGGAAACAACCGAAAAAGTGGCCGCCGCCCTCAATACCACCGTGGCGATCTACGGGGAAAGCGGCACCGGCAAAGAGGTGCTGGCCCGCGCCATTCACTTCTCCGGCCCCCGCATGGCGAACAACTTCGTGGCGGTGAACTGCGCCGGCATCCCCTCCACTCTGCTGGAATCGGAGCTATTTGGCCACGTCAAAGGGGCATTCACGGGGGCGGACCGCGAACGGGACGGCAAGTTCGGCCTAGCGCAGAAAGGAACCATCCTGCTCGATGAGATCGGCGATATGCCGATGGACCTGCAGGTGAAGCTGTTGCGGGTGTTGCAGGAACGGGTATACGAAAAAGTCGGCTCCAATCAGCCGATAAAGGCCGATTTCCGGATTATCGTGTCGACCAACCGCAATTTGGAGGAAATGGTTGGACGGGGAAGTTTCCGGGCCGACCTCTTCCACCGCATCAGTTCGTTTCCGATAACGCTGCCGCCGCTGCGCGAGCGGAAAGAAGATATCCCGCTGCTGGCAAGACACTTCCTCGATCACCTGCGGGAAGAACTGGGAAAGCCGCTCCCTGGCCTTTCGGAGAAGGCGATGGAAAAACTGCTGGGGTACGGATGGCCCGGCAACATCCGCGAACTGAAAAATTGCCTTGAACGGGCCGCCATCCTCACCGAAGGCGAGTTGATCCAGCCGAAACACCTCATCATCAACGAAGATAATGACCGCGCCGCGCCCGGCGGAAGCCGGCCCGGCCATGTACATCTTGTGATAGACCTCCCCGAAGAAGGGTTTTCAATGGAAAAGGTTACGGACGAAGTGCTGAAGCTGGCCCTTGAAAAATGCGGCGGCAACAAATCAAAAGCAGCCGACTTGCTAAAACTGGACCGGAGCATCTTTTACCGCCGCCTCTAA
- a CDS encoding adenylosuccinate lyase: protein MIERYTLKEMAALWSPHNKFAAWLEVEIAACEAHHKLGNIPAGALAVIRQKANFDVARIDEIEREVRHDVIAFLTSVAEFVGPESRYVHMGLTSSDVVDTALCALMKRAGGLILEKLDLFLAALEKQAYAYKMTPCMGRTHGVHAEPTTFGLKLALWHAEMRRNRKRLVSAVETIGVGKISGAVGTHAHCSPDIEKYVCEKMGLVPAPISTQIIQRDRHADYMAALAITAATIEKIALEIRHLQRSEVLEAEEPFHQGQKGSSAMPHKRNPVVCEQMCGLARVMRGNMHTALENVALWHERDISHSGAERVIVPDSTTLLHYMLEKMRKVIEGLHVYPKRMLKNIDATYGLFYSQKVLLALVESGMIREDAYALVQGLAMRCWREELLFKDVVRAEPKIAERLTPARIEELFDLNYYLRNVDEIFKRVFGG from the coding sequence ATGATAGAACGATACACGCTTAAGGAAATGGCCGCCCTCTGGTCGCCGCACAACAAATTCGCCGCTTGGCTGGAGGTGGAAATCGCCGCATGCGAGGCGCACCACAAGCTGGGAAACATCCCCGCCGGCGCGCTTGCCGTCATCAGGCAAAAGGCGAACTTCGATGTTGCGCGCATAGACGAGATCGAGCGCGAGGTGCGGCACGACGTTATCGCCTTCCTCACGTCCGTCGCCGAATTCGTCGGGCCGGAAAGCCGGTACGTCCACATGGGACTCACCTCGTCCGACGTGGTGGACACCGCGCTCTGCGCCTTGATGAAACGCGCCGGCGGATTGATTCTGGAAAAGCTGGACCTTTTTCTCGCCGCGCTGGAGAAGCAGGCATACGCGTATAAGATGACGCCGTGCATGGGGCGCACCCACGGCGTACACGCCGAGCCGACCACCTTCGGCCTCAAGCTGGCGCTCTGGCACGCCGAGATGCGGCGCAACCGCAAGCGGCTGGTGAGCGCCGTCGAAACCATCGGCGTGGGGAAAATATCCGGCGCGGTGGGCACCCACGCGCATTGCAGCCCGGATATCGAAAAATACGTCTGCGAAAAGATGGGGCTGGTTCCCGCCCCCATCAGCACGCAGATCATTCAGCGCGACCGGCATGCGGACTACATGGCGGCGCTCGCCATTACGGCCGCCACCATCGAAAAAATAGCCCTCGAAATCCGCCACCTCCAGCGCAGCGAGGTGCTGGAGGCCGAAGAGCCGTTCCACCAGGGGCAGAAAGGCTCTTCCGCCATGCCGCACAAGCGCAACCCGGTGGTGTGCGAGCAGATGTGCGGCTTGGCCCGCGTGATGCGCGGCAACATGCATACCGCGCTGGAAAACGTGGCGCTGTGGCACGAGCGCGACATCAGCCACAGCGGCGCCGAGCGGGTGATCGTGCCGGACAGCACCACGCTGCTGCATTACATGCTGGAAAAGATGCGTAAGGTCATCGAGGGGCTGCACGTATATCCCAAGCGGATGCTGAAAAACATCGACGCCACCTACGGCCTTTTTTACTCGCAAAAGGTGCTGCTGGCGCTGGTGGAAAGCGGCATGATCCGCGAAGACGCCTATGCGCTGGTGCAGGGGCTGGCGATGCGCTGCTGGCGCGAGGAACTGCTTTTCAAGGATGTCGTCAGGGCCGAGCCGAAGATAGCCGAGCGCCTCACGCCGGCCCGGATTGAAGAATTGTTCGACCTGAACTATTATCTAAGGAACGTGGACGAAATTTTCAAACGCGTATTTGGCGGCTGA
- a CDS encoding Eco29kI family restriction endonuclease, with the protein MNDKPFNPLDKKNLGLSVADALLEQKAHQLKDVLKFDGAGVYAIYYAGNFPLYKRISAKNKNRKFDWPIYVGKAVPAGARKGGFGLDEQPGNVLFKRLQEHLASIEDAENLDAKDFFCRYLAVDDIWIPLGESLLIEKFSPLWNKVVDGFGNHDPGSGRHNQQNSPWDILHPGRAWAAKLKDNKKSRAKIAEEIEAFLDRH; encoded by the coding sequence ATGAACGACAAACCATTTAATCCACTTGATAAAAAAAACTTGGGGCTTAGCGTCGCCGATGCCCTTCTTGAGCAGAAAGCCCATCAATTGAAGGATGTCCTGAAATTCGATGGGGCGGGTGTTTACGCAATCTACTATGCGGGAAATTTTCCCCTCTATAAACGGATATCGGCGAAAAATAAAAACAGGAAATTCGATTGGCCCATCTATGTGGGCAAGGCCGTTCCCGCCGGAGCCCGGAAAGGGGGCTTCGGCTTGGATGAGCAGCCGGGGAACGTTTTGTTTAAACGGTTGCAGGAACATCTTGCATCCATTGAAGACGCTGAAAACCTCGATGCAAAAGACTTTTTTTGCAGATACTTGGCTGTTGACGATATTTGGATTCCGCTGGGCGAATCCCTCTTGATCGAGAAATTTTCACCCCTTTGGAACAAAGTGGTGGATGGTTTTGGAAACCACGACCCGGGTTCGGGGCGGCACAATCAACAAAATAGTCCGTGGGATATTCTGCATCCGGGCAGGGCATGGGCGGCTAAACTCAAAGACAATAAAAAATCCCGCGCCAAAATAGCGGAAGAAATCGAGGCATTTCTTGATCGGCATTAA
- a CDS encoding DNA cytosine methyltransferase, whose product MNSIELFAGAGGLAMGVSNSGFSHKAVIEYDADSCETLRENKKRGVKPVAAWPIFQHDVRKFDYSALNGEITLVAGGPPCQPFSLAGKHRGFNDRRDLFPEAVRAVRELQPKAVIFENVKGLLRPAFSKYFEYIVLQLSYPFLAAKREEGWEEHLSRLERHHTQSRRKDVSYKVLFRLLNAADFGVPQKRERVFFVAVRADIDLEWNFPAPTHSQDALLFDQWISGAYWKRHGVSSRHIPRMDKRLAPKIRRMESRLFGPTLKPWATVRDAIAGLPDPRAKEARTIPNHVFNDGAKTYPGHTGSPLDEPAKTLKAGDHGVPGGENMMVLPSGDVRYFTVRESARLQTFPDKYLFPRTWTESMRQIGNAVPVRLGQAVAESVASLLRGHN is encoded by the coding sequence GTGAATTCAATCGAACTGTTTGCCGGGGCCGGTGGTTTGGCGATGGGGGTTTCCAACTCCGGGTTCAGCCACAAGGCGGTCATTGAATACGATGCCGATTCATGCGAGACCCTGCGGGAAAATAAAAAAAGGGGCGTGAAGCCGGTTGCCGCATGGCCTATTTTCCAGCATGACGTGAGGAAATTTGATTATTCCGCGCTGAACGGCGAAATAACCCTTGTCGCGGGAGGCCCCCCGTGCCAGCCCTTCTCCCTCGCCGGAAAACATAGGGGGTTCAATGACCGCCGTGATTTATTCCCGGAAGCGGTTCGGGCGGTGAGGGAACTGCAACCGAAAGCGGTCATTTTTGAAAACGTCAAAGGACTCCTTCGGCCCGCCTTTTCGAAATATTTTGAGTATATCGTTCTTCAGTTATCCTATCCCTTTTTGGCGGCAAAACGGGAAGAGGGCTGGGAAGAACATCTATCGCGCCTTGAAAGGCATCACACCCAATCCCGGCGGAAAGACGTTTCTTATAAAGTCCTTTTCCGCCTTTTAAACGCCGCGGATTTCGGTGTTCCCCAAAAAAGGGAACGGGTGTTTTTTGTGGCGGTTCGCGCCGATATCGACCTTGAGTGGAATTTTCCGGCGCCGACACATTCACAGGATGCGTTGTTGTTTGACCAGTGGATCAGCGGAGCTTACTGGAAACGGCATGGCGTTTCCTCCCGCCACATTCCGCGGATGGATAAAAGATTGGCCCCCAAAATACGGCGAATGGAATCCCGCCTGTTTGGGCCAACCCTGAAACCTTGGGCCACGGTGCGGGACGCCATCGCGGGCCTTCCCGATCCCCGCGCGAAAGAAGCGCGGACAATTCCCAACCATGTTTTTAACGATGGGGCGAAAACCTATCCGGGGCATACAGGCAGCCCCCTTGATGAACCCGCGAAAACCCTTAAGGCCGGGGATCATGGTGTGCCGGGGGGCGAAAACATGATGGTCTTGCCTTCCGGCGATGTGCGCTATTTCACGGTGAGGGAATCCGCGCGCTTGCAAACCTTCCCGGACAAATACCTGTTCCCCCGCACATGGACGGAGTCGATGCGTCAGATTGGTAACGCCGTTCCGGTAAGGCTGGGGCAGGCGGTGGCGGAAAGCGTGGCATCCCTGCTTCGCGGACACAATTGA
- a CDS encoding fibronectin type III domain-containing protein, whose protein sequence is MIKKSCFAAIFLFAAAGAFADTDTPPTAVEATPEEVAPPAEAKPAKAAAPPEEAKPVEAPAPKFGSLAIISTPAGAAVLLDGKPAGNTPLVAEQLTPGEHIIQVSKEGSIGHTQAITVTAGARADVAVTLKPKEEEDKAPPQIIHTVGQKPREGRSYTVRTSARDNKGVKEVFLHFRAKQAGGDYVKSPMFKLAEGLYEGVVPSNFVKGSTLQYYLGAVDAAGNIGLDGTPESPYEMAIQALDKEPPSIMHEPAKNISDASELVISAKVLDNSGTATAQFAYRKAGEKNFVKEVRPATANGAASLNIPAAMMGGNAVEYYIEAWDEAENRATAGSAEKPLSIEILKVKPYAEGMVIERKEGAKEAVINIGSLDGLKKGDVLNVIRADEKIVDQATGQIRHIKQVAVGKIKVTALTPKTATVEVTAEIAPEKIVANQPTQLVRLRCGPVGGITATSTKIRAVDLAWMPAKEPEAAGYIIYRGETREGKYAIIATLKGAETAAYADTDSKASPINDETTYYYKVAAVNAEKVEGLPSEPAAATTKGGPAAPAAFKAVSNEILQVTFNWTKPSDPETAGYILQKADTEDGKFTDVLSIKRGEDLQAVLKASKETPLEDGRAYYYRLLAVNKVGKAGKPSATVAATTHPKPEAPAAPRIAKEFVRSISLNWDQHPDKDVAGYLVYRQDAPGGEFKKIGETKERAATALTDKGNHLKDGAEYHYAISAYLKGGAVESPLSQAVKAATFGPPETPRDFKASAGKFREVQLTWTPIKQEDIAGYELFRDADGKKPESIKKLPGRDVAAYTDKGGVFGALKDNAAYQYRIASYNVADVPSAQSEPVTGVTKPLPAKPAGLDGTSGEVKRTSLKWNANAEKDIKEYLVYRSMNADKGFSPAGSAKETSFTAGKLEDGATYYFRVTAKDTDGLESEPSDTVNVATKPLPAAPGAPAATAEQTVAGLSWNPSPTGDVVKYNIYKKGFLGGSIAGTVTDTSFTVKDLKADSSYTFYVTAVDSTGLESKPSAAVDVKTPK, encoded by the coding sequence GTGATCAAGAAAAGTTGTTTTGCCGCCATTTTCCTGTTTGCCGCCGCCGGGGCATTTGCCGACACGGACACTCCGCCCACAGCGGTTGAAGCAACGCCGGAAGAGGTGGCTCCGCCAGCGGAAGCGAAGCCAGCAAAAGCTGCGGCACCGCCGGAAGAAGCGAAGCCGGTCGAAGCCCCCGCCCCGAAATTCGGATCCCTTGCCATCATCTCCACCCCTGCGGGAGCCGCCGTGCTTCTGGACGGCAAACCGGCAGGAAACACGCCGTTGGTGGCCGAACAGTTGACTCCCGGCGAACATATCATCCAAGTGAGCAAAGAAGGGAGCATCGGCCATACCCAGGCCATAACGGTCACCGCTGGAGCCCGCGCCGATGTGGCGGTAACGCTCAAGCCGAAGGAAGAAGAGGACAAAGCCCCCCCGCAGATCATCCATACCGTGGGACAAAAACCGCGCGAAGGACGCTCCTACACGGTACGAACCTCCGCGCGCGACAACAAAGGGGTCAAGGAGGTTTTTCTCCACTTCCGCGCGAAGCAGGCCGGAGGAGACTACGTTAAAAGCCCCATGTTCAAGCTGGCGGAAGGCCTCTACGAAGGGGTGGTTCCCAGCAACTTCGTAAAAGGGAGCACACTGCAATATTATCTGGGCGCCGTGGATGCCGCCGGGAATATTGGACTGGATGGCACCCCGGAATCGCCGTATGAGATGGCCATCCAGGCACTGGACAAAGAACCGCCGTCAATCATGCACGAGCCGGCAAAAAACATCTCCGATGCCTCTGAACTGGTTATATCAGCTAAAGTGCTGGATAACTCCGGAACCGCCACCGCCCAGTTCGCCTACCGGAAAGCGGGAGAAAAAAACTTTGTGAAAGAGGTCCGGCCCGCCACCGCCAACGGCGCGGCTTCCCTCAATATCCCGGCGGCGATGATGGGCGGCAACGCGGTTGAATACTACATTGAGGCATGGGACGAGGCGGAAAACCGCGCAACCGCCGGCTCCGCCGAAAAACCGCTCTCCATCGAAATATTAAAAGTAAAGCCCTATGCCGAAGGAATGGTGATCGAACGCAAAGAAGGGGCCAAAGAGGCGGTTATCAATATCGGCTCGCTGGATGGCCTGAAAAAAGGGGATGTGCTGAACGTTATCCGGGCCGATGAAAAAATCGTCGACCAGGCGACCGGGCAGATACGCCACATCAAGCAGGTTGCCGTGGGAAAAATCAAGGTCACGGCCCTCACCCCGAAGACCGCCACCGTGGAAGTGACCGCGGAGATCGCCCCTGAAAAAATCGTTGCCAACCAGCCCACCCAGTTGGTGCGCCTGCGCTGCGGCCCTGTGGGCGGGATCACCGCCACTTCCACCAAAATCCGCGCGGTCGATCTTGCCTGGATGCCGGCCAAAGAGCCCGAAGCGGCCGGCTATATCATCTACCGCGGCGAAACGCGGGAAGGGAAATACGCCATCATCGCAACGCTCAAAGGGGCCGAAACCGCCGCCTACGCCGACACCGACAGCAAGGCGAGCCCGATCAACGATGAAACAACCTACTATTACAAAGTGGCCGCCGTTAACGCCGAAAAGGTGGAAGGTCTCCCTTCTGAACCCGCGGCGGCAACCACCAAGGGAGGTCCCGCCGCCCCCGCCGCCTTCAAGGCGGTTTCCAATGAAATCCTCCAAGTGACCTTCAACTGGACCAAGCCGTCCGATCCGGAAACCGCCGGCTATATCCTCCAAAAGGCCGATACGGAAGACGGCAAGTTTACCGATGTACTTTCCATAAAAAGGGGGGAAGACCTCCAGGCCGTGCTTAAAGCATCCAAGGAAACGCCCTTGGAAGATGGCCGCGCCTATTACTACCGGCTGCTCGCGGTGAACAAGGTGGGGAAAGCGGGTAAACCGTCCGCCACGGTGGCCGCCACCACCCATCCGAAGCCGGAAGCCCCGGCCGCGCCGCGCATCGCCAAAGAGTTCGTCCGCAGCATCTCCCTCAACTGGGATCAACATCCCGACAAGGACGTCGCCGGCTATCTGGTCTACCGGCAGGACGCGCCGGGGGGCGAATTCAAGAAAATCGGCGAAACGAAGGAACGCGCGGCAACCGCCTTGACCGACAAGGGGAACCACCTCAAGGATGGCGCCGAATACCACTACGCGATTTCCGCATACCTCAAAGGGGGAGCCGTGGAAAGCCCCCTCTCGCAAGCCGTAAAGGCCGCCACCTTCGGCCCGCCCGAAACCCCGCGGGACTTTAAGGCAAGCGCCGGAAAATTCCGCGAAGTGCAATTGACCTGGACGCCCATCAAGCAAGAGGATATCGCCGGTTACGAACTGTTCCGCGACGCCGATGGAAAAAAACCCGAGTCGATAAAAAAACTTCCCGGGCGTGACGTGGCCGCCTACACCGACAAGGGAGGGGTGTTTGGCGCGCTAAAGGACAACGCCGCTTACCAATACCGAATTGCCTCGTATAACGTGGCCGATGTGCCAAGTGCGCAGTCGGAGCCGGTGACGGGCGTTACCAAGCCGTTGCCCGCCAAACCGGCCGGCCTTGACGGAACCAGCGGCGAAGTGAAGCGGACATCCCTTAAATGGAACGCCAACGCCGAAAAAGATATCAAAGAATATCTAGTCTACCGAAGCATGAACGCCGACAAGGGCTTCTCCCCGGCCGGAAGCGCGAAAGAAACCTCTTTCACCGCCGGCAAACTGGAAGACGGCGCAACATACTACTTCCGCGTGACGGCGAAAGATACCGACGGATTGGAAAGCGAACCGTCGGATACCGTCAACGTCGCCACCAAGCCGCTGCCAGCGGCTCCCGGCGCCCCCGCCGCCACGGCGGAACAGACCGTGGCCGGCCTTTCCTGGAACCCCTCCCCCACCGGCGACGTGGTGAAATACAACATCTACAAAAAAGGATTTTTGGGCGGGTCGATTGCCGGAACGGTCACGGATACGTCTTTCACGGTGAAAGACCTCAAAGCGGATTCTTCCTACACGTTCTATGTTACGGCGGTCGATTCCACCGGGCTTGAAAGCAAGCCCTCAGCCGCCGTTGACGTAAAAACGCCGAAATAA
- the vsr gene encoding DNA mismatch endonuclease Vsr → MGKVKSRNTQPELAVRRLVHSLGYRYRLHVKKLPGTPDMVFAKKKKVIFVNGCFWHRHNCADGRRLPHARRKFWRAKLEGNKKRDGYNMKMLKRMGWMALTIWTCEIDNSGSMKKKVLNFLGR, encoded by the coding sequence ATGGGCAAGGTGAAAAGCAGGAATACCCAACCCGAACTGGCCGTCCGCCGCCTTGTCCATTCCTTGGGTTATCGATACCGGCTGCATGTGAAAAAACTGCCCGGTACGCCCGATATGGTCTTCGCCAAAAAGAAAAAGGTGATATTTGTAAACGGTTGTTTTTGGCACAGGCATAACTGCGCGGACGGGCGGCGGCTTCCCCATGCCCGGCGAAAATTCTGGCGCGCAAAATTGGAGGGAAATAAAAAGCGGGACGGGTATAATATGAAGATGCTTAAACGCATGGGGTGGATGGCACTAACTATTTGGACATGCGAGATTGATAACAGTGGTTCAATGAAGAAAAAAGTTCTCAATTTCTTGGGGCGGTAA
- a CDS encoding MBL fold metallo-hydrolase encodes MKLCVLGSGSEGNAILVHSDTSAVLIDAGFACRELENRLKRIGFEPGDIKAIAITHEHADHIRGAALFSRRYGIPLYLTRGTALAANGQLEKAGRLETVTPDEPFTVGDITLHPFAIPHDAAEPVAYLGECGGRRALIMTDLGHVTVRAVEKFRLAHLALVESNHDPELLKIGPYPWPLKQRIAGKLGHLSNDDCMALLADAAGDGLNTVIFAHLSRQNNNPNLVRVGADSFFAAAGHKIKCEIARQDHPGELHDV; translated from the coding sequence ATGAAGCTTTGCGTGCTCGGTTCCGGCAGCGAGGGGAACGCCATCCTCGTCCACAGCGATACCAGCGCCGTGCTGATAGACGCCGGTTTCGCCTGCCGCGAACTGGAAAACCGCCTCAAGCGGATCGGCTTCGAGCCGGGGGACATCAAAGCCATCGCCATCACCCACGAACACGCCGACCACATCCGGGGCGCGGCGCTTTTTTCGCGCAGGTACGGGATACCGCTGTACCTCACGCGCGGCACCGCGCTGGCCGCCAACGGGCAACTGGAAAAAGCGGGGCGGCTTGAGACCGTCACCCCCGATGAGCCGTTCACCGTGGGGGACATCACGCTGCACCCCTTTGCCATCCCGCACGACGCCGCCGAGCCGGTGGCATACCTGGGCGAATGCGGCGGCCGCCGCGCGCTGATAATGACCGATCTGGGGCACGTTACCGTGCGCGCCGTGGAAAAGTTCCGCTTGGCGCATCTCGCGCTGGTGGAGAGCAATCACGATCCGGAGCTGCTGAAAATCGGCCCCTACCCCTGGCCGCTGAAACAGCGCATCGCCGGCAAACTGGGGCATCTCTCCAACGACGATTGCATGGCCCTGCTGGCGGACGCGGCGGGGGACGGCCTCAATACCGTCATCTTCGCCCACCTGAGCAGGCAGAATAATAACCCCAACCTCGTCCGCGTGGGGGCCGACAGCTTTTTCGCCGCGGCGGGGCACAAAATAAAATGCGAGATAGCGCGGCAGGACCACCCCGGCGAATTGCACGATGTATAA